In the genome of Flavobacterium panacagri, one region contains:
- a CDS encoding polysaccharide lyase translates to MVFSFCSLVSSAYAQYPVIPKDIQEKADAILADEEKRLSEIWNANYHIIKEEAKQGKPYLPWASYPKDFVFAEIPAFPGAEGGGAYTQGGRGGKIFVVTSLEDSGKGTFREACEAVGARTIVFNVSGIIRLKKRISMRAPYVTIAGQTAPGDGICIAGETLEIDTHDVIIRHMRFRRGATDVTRRDDALGGNPMGNIIIDHCSVSWGLDENVSLYRHQFAPNAKSKLEKLPACNITIQNTISSEGLDTYNHAFGSTIGGLNSTFMRNLWADNISRNASIGMYGDFNFVNNVVFNWWNRTLDGGDYRSMLNIINNYFKPGPITPVNEPISHRIVKPESGYIEPKQYGRAYVSGNFIVGSPEVTADNWNGGVQLENLPEAETKEFLAAIKQPKPFSMPKFNIMSAEEAYDFVLTNVGATIPKRDAVDERILKQVKTGKIEVKDGLENSIGKEYIKRRLPADSYKKGIITHPDQVGGYPTYKGKAYKDSDNDGIPDAWEKKYGLNPNDASDANKDANGDGYTNIEKYFNGIDPNSKIDWTKTENNTDTLAKLKSLLQ, encoded by the coding sequence ATGGTTTTTTCATTTTGTTCACTGGTTTCATCGGCTTATGCACAATATCCTGTAATTCCAAAAGATATTCAAGAAAAAGCTGATGCCATTTTAGCTGATGAAGAAAAACGACTAAGTGAAATCTGGAATGCTAATTATCACATTATTAAAGAAGAAGCAAAGCAAGGAAAACCTTATTTGCCTTGGGCTTCTTATCCAAAAGATTTTGTTTTTGCAGAAATTCCTGCTTTCCCTGGTGCTGAAGGAGGAGGAGCTTACACACAAGGTGGACGTGGCGGAAAAATATTTGTGGTTACTAGTTTGGAAGACAGCGGAAAAGGAACTTTTCGTGAAGCTTGCGAAGCCGTTGGAGCGAGAACAATTGTTTTCAACGTTTCAGGAATTATCCGTTTAAAAAAGCGAATCAGCATGCGTGCGCCTTATGTAACCATTGCTGGACAAACCGCTCCGGGTGACGGAATTTGTATTGCCGGAGAAACTTTAGAAATCGATACGCACGACGTTATCATTAGACATATGCGTTTCAGACGTGGTGCAACTGACGTGACCAGAAGAGATGATGCATTGGGTGGAAATCCGATGGGAAATATAATTATTGATCACTGTTCTGTGAGTTGGGGATTAGACGAAAATGTTTCTTTGTACAGACATCAGTTTGCTCCTAACGCAAAATCAAAACTGGAAAAATTACCGGCTTGTAATATCACAATTCAAAACACTATTTCATCAGAAGGTTTAGATACTTACAATCATGCCTTTGGAAGTACAATCGGCGGATTAAATAGTACTTTTATGCGCAACTTATGGGCCGACAACATTTCAAGAAATGCTTCTATCGGGATGTATGGCGACTTTAATTTTGTGAATAACGTAGTATTCAATTGGTGGAATCGTACGCTTGACGGAGGTGATTATCGTTCAATGTTGAATATCATCAACAATTATTTTAAACCAGGGCCAATAACTCCAGTAAATGAGCCTATTTCGCATAGAATTGTAAAACCTGAATCTGGATATATTGAACCAAAACAATACGGAAGAGCATATGTTTCAGGAAACTTTATTGTTGGTTCTCCAGAAGTTACAGCAGACAACTGGAATGGTGGCGTACAATTGGAAAACCTTCCAGAAGCTGAAACAAAAGAATTTTTAGCTGCTATTAAACAGCCAAAACCTTTCTCGATGCCAAAATTTAATATCATGTCGGCAGAAGAAGCTTACGATTTTGTTTTAACGAATGTTGGAGCAACAATTCCGAAGAGAGATGCAGTTGACGAAAGAATTTTGAAGCAAGTTAAGACTGGAAAAATCGAAGTTAAAGACGGTTTAGAAAATTCAATTGGAAAAGAATATATCAAAAGGAGATTACCAGCTGACTCTTATAAAAAAGGAATCATAACGCATCCTGACCAAGTTGGCGGATACCCAACTTATAAAGGAAAAGCGTATAAAGATTCTGATAATGACGGAATTCCAGATGCTTGGGAAAAGAAATACGGTTTAAATCCAAATGACGCTTCAGATGCAAACAAAGATGCAAACGGAGACGGATATACCAACATTGAAAAATATTTTAACGGAATTGATCCAAACAGTAAAATTGATTGGACAAAAACGGAAAACAATACGGATACATTGGCGAAATTAAAGTCTTTATTGCAATAA
- a CDS encoding DUF3826 domain-containing protein — protein sequence MILNKINAGLLSLVFAFSTLSAQQHLDPEYVKVTNERAAKIVTKLDLKNEAKEKSVSNIIAQQFRDLTEIQDGRDAEIKKVKEDTSLPKEKQNEKIDKLKAKAEESIAKLHKSYIKKLSKELSEDKITEVKDGMTYGVLPITVAGYNDMLPNLTAEQKDYIYKALVEAREHAMDAGSSKEKHGWFGKYKGRINNYLSKQGYDLNKESADWHKRIEEREKNKPKDSTTKE from the coding sequence ATGATACTAAATAAAATAAATGCTGGTTTATTATCGCTGGTTTTTGCATTTTCAACTTTAAGTGCACAACAGCATTTGGATCCTGAATATGTAAAAGTTACTAACGAAAGAGCGGCAAAAATCGTTACCAAATTAGATTTGAAAAACGAAGCAAAAGAAAAATCGGTTTCAAATATCATCGCTCAACAGTTTAGAGATTTAACTGAAATTCAGGACGGAAGAGATGCTGAAATCAAAAAAGTAAAAGAAGATACTTCTTTACCTAAGGAAAAGCAAAACGAAAAGATTGATAAACTGAAAGCAAAAGCAGAAGAATCAATTGCAAAACTGCACAAATCGTACATCAAAAAATTAAGTAAAGAATTATCAGAAGATAAAATCACTGAGGTTAAAGACGGAATGACTTATGGTGTGCTTCCAATCACGGTTGCAGGTTACAACGACATGCTTCCAAACTTAACGGCAGAACAAAAAGATTATATCTATAAAGCTTTAGTCGAAGCCAGAGAACATGCAATGGATGCTGGTTCTTCTAAGGAAAAACACGGATGGTTTGGTAAATACAAAGGGAGAATCAATAACTATTTATCCAAACAAGGTTACGATTTAAATAAAGAAAGTGCTGACTGGCATAAACGTATTGAAGAAAGAGAAAAGAATAAACCAAAAGATTCTACTACAAAAGAATAA
- a CDS encoding DUF6298 domain-containing protein: MNFTQLKNTISLQKDKIILSGLAMLFSINITAQSNFPDIIKTKEGKLSFTTDNQGNQIPDFSFAGYRNSEVAIPNLDNKIFVSQQEEDATQKIQNAIDYVSALKPDKSGFRGAVLLDKGTFKISGTLYIRKSGVVLRGSGNSENGTVLLGTGLEREALIRILGENDKVYKDSFEFANAYTPLGTQKIQLKNTSKLKVGDEIEISKPLTDNFIKEVNMQDFGGETSWIGWKKGDWTTTWNRVVTKINGNEVTVNAPITMSLDDVFGASKVTVYSWEGRIENTGIENILIKSTYNSSNLKDEEHRWQAISIENTRNAWVKQVNFKHFAGGAVTILKTSQQITVEDCIATEPISEIASFRRHTFYTEGQQTLFQRCYSEFGYHDFAVGGFGTTGPNAFVQCESHLPFENSGAIGSWATGVLFDIANIDGKPLSYNNREQGGRGAGWTAANSVIWESSASKVECYSPPTAQNWAFGVWGQFGGNGHWKNVNEHISPRSLFYTQLEARLGKLPVQPFIYDLGSEASSSPSIEVAEELTKNSATTAKSLQELIAEASKANPINTDSKGLKNANDLKVVPNKTEKSTSKVTTENGWLTFEGKVIAGKQTNVDWWRGNLTDGFVNKSLPHITRFVPGRTGNGLTDQVQETVDYLTKNNIVALEHHYGLWYERRMDDHERVRRVDDDVWPPFYEQPFARSGKDFAWDHLSKYDLTKFNDWYWSRLAQFATLAEPNGQLLINQQYFQHNILEAGAHWASSPWRSANNINSTGFPEPPPYAGDKRIFMAEQFYDITNAQRRKLHEGFIRKSFENFQENSNVIQLTSAEYTGPLHFMEFWLDQAQKWKDETGKKGLIGLSATKDVQDAILNDTKRVKTVDVIDIRYWYYKEDGSAYAPQGGVNLAPRQHARKLKTGKETDNQVYRAVREYREKYPEKVILYSTDGSSRFGWPALMAGASLPNIPKIELPQFYAALSEMKLVDGNMFSDNLWKLENKGKSYLYYLKNNQDIMLDLLNEKGTFEVFEINASTGNITKKANISGGKQVTIPQAEIKERVLFVVKK; encoded by the coding sequence GTGAATTTTACCCAGTTAAAAAATACAATCTCCCTTCAAAAAGATAAAATAATTTTATCTGGTTTGGCGATGCTTTTCAGTATAAACATCACAGCCCAAAGCAATTTCCCAGATATCATTAAAACCAAAGAAGGAAAACTTTCTTTCACAACAGATAATCAAGGAAACCAAATTCCTGATTTTTCTTTTGCAGGATATCGAAACTCTGAAGTTGCCATTCCAAATCTAGACAACAAAATTTTTGTTTCTCAACAAGAAGAAGATGCAACACAAAAAATCCAAAATGCAATTGATTATGTCAGTGCATTAAAACCAGATAAATCTGGATTTCGTGGAGCTGTTTTGTTGGACAAAGGAACTTTCAAAATCAGCGGAACATTATATATCAGAAAATCAGGAGTAGTTTTAAGAGGAAGCGGCAATTCGGAAAATGGAACCGTACTTTTAGGAACCGGATTAGAAAGAGAAGCTTTAATTAGAATTTTGGGTGAAAATGATAAAGTGTATAAAGACTCATTTGAATTTGCGAATGCTTACACACCACTTGGAACTCAGAAAATTCAATTAAAAAATACTTCAAAATTAAAAGTTGGCGACGAAATCGAAATCAGCAAACCTTTAACGGATAACTTCATTAAAGAAGTAAACATGCAGGATTTCGGCGGAGAAACTTCTTGGATTGGCTGGAAAAAAGGCGACTGGACTACAACTTGGAATCGTGTCGTGACCAAAATAAACGGAAACGAAGTAACGGTAAATGCTCCAATCACAATGTCTTTAGATGATGTTTTCGGAGCTTCAAAAGTAACAGTTTATTCTTGGGAGGGAAGAATTGAAAATACTGGAATTGAAAATATTTTAATAAAATCAACATATAATTCATCAAACTTAAAAGATGAAGAACACAGATGGCAGGCTATCAGCATTGAAAATACCAGAAATGCTTGGGTAAAACAAGTTAATTTCAAACATTTTGCAGGCGGAGCCGTTACGATTTTAAAAACTAGTCAGCAAATTACGGTTGAAGATTGTATTGCGACAGAACCAATTTCTGAAATCGCTTCATTTAGAAGACATACTTTTTATACTGAAGGGCAGCAGACTTTATTCCAACGCTGTTACTCAGAATTTGGATATCATGATTTCGCCGTTGGCGGATTCGGAACAACTGGTCCAAATGCTTTCGTACAATGCGAATCACATTTGCCATTCGAAAACAGCGGCGCAATCGGAAGCTGGGCAACCGGAGTTTTATTTGACATTGCAAACATCGATGGAAAGCCCTTAAGTTATAATAATAGAGAACAAGGCGGAAGAGGAGCAGGATGGACAGCAGCCAATTCTGTAATATGGGAATCATCGGCATCAAAAGTAGAATGTTATAGTCCGCCAACAGCACAAAACTGGGCTTTTGGAGTTTGGGGACAATTTGGAGGAAACGGACATTGGAAAAACGTAAACGAACATATCAGTCCAAGAAGTTTATTCTACACACAACTAGAAGCCAGATTAGGAAAACTTCCAGTTCAGCCTTTTATCTATGATTTAGGTTCAGAAGCTTCTTCAAGTCCGAGTATAGAAGTGGCTGAGGAATTGACTAAAAACTCAGCAACGACAGCAAAAAGTTTACAAGAATTGATTGCAGAAGCTTCAAAAGCAAATCCGATAAATACAGATAGTAAAGGTTTAAAAAATGCTAACGATTTAAAAGTTGTTCCAAATAAAACAGAAAAATCAACTTCAAAAGTAACAACAGAAAATGGCTGGTTAACTTTTGAAGGAAAAGTAATTGCAGGAAAACAAACTAACGTTGATTGGTGGAGAGGAAATTTAACAGATGGTTTTGTAAACAAATCATTACCTCACATAACGCGTTTTGTTCCAGGAAGAACAGGAAACGGATTGACGGATCAAGTGCAGGAAACGGTAGATTATTTAACTAAAAACAATATCGTTGCCTTAGAGCATCATTACGGTTTATGGTACGAAAGAAGAATGGACGATCACGAACGAGTTCGCCGTGTCGATGACGATGTTTGGCCTCCGTTTTACGAACAGCCTTTTGCAAGAAGCGGTAAAGATTTTGCTTGGGATCATTTAAGTAAATACGATTTAACAAAATTCAACGATTGGTACTGGAGCCGTTTAGCTCAGTTTGCAACATTAGCAGAACCAAACGGACAATTGTTAATCAATCAGCAATATTTCCAACATAACATTTTAGAAGCTGGAGCGCACTGGGCAAGTTCACCTTGGCGTTCAGCAAACAATATTAATAGCACAGGATTTCCGGAGCCACCGCCTTATGCGGGAGACAAACGCATTTTTATGGCGGAGCAGTTTTATGATATTACGAATGCACAGAGAAGAAAATTACACGAAGGCTTTATTAGAAAATCATTTGAGAATTTTCAGGAAAACAGCAACGTAATCCAGTTGACAAGTGCAGAATATACAGGACCTTTACATTTTATGGAATTCTGGTTAGACCAAGCCCAAAAATGGAAAGACGAAACAGGCAAAAAAGGATTAATTGGTTTGAGCGCTACAAAAGACGTTCAGGATGCTATTTTAAATGATACCAAAAGAGTTAAAACCGTTGATGTAATCGACATACGTTACTGGTATTACAAAGAAGACGGTTCAGCTTACGCACCGCAAGGAGGCGTTAATTTAGCACCGAGACAGCACGCCAGAAAACTAAAAACCGGAAAAGAAACCGACAATCAAGTGTATCGCGCTGTTCGTGAATACCGAGAAAAATATCCAGAAAAAGTGATATTGTATTCAACAGACGGTTCTTCAAGATTCGGGTGGCCGGCTTTAATGGCGGGAGCTTCATTGCCAAACATTCCGAAAATAGAATTACCTCAGTTTTATGCCGCTTTAAGCGAAATGAAATTAGTTGACGGAAATATGTTTTCAGACAATCTGTGGAAGTTGGAAAATAAAGGAAAAAGCTATCTTTACTACCTGAAAAATAATCAAGATATTATGCTTGACTTATTAAATGAAAAAGGAACTTTTGAAGTATTTGAAATCAATGCTTCAACAGGAAATATAACCAAGAAAGCCAATATCAGCGGAGGAAAGCAGGTTACGATTCCACAAGCTGAAATAAAAGAAAGAGTGCTTTTTGTAGTGAAAAAATAA
- a CDS encoding polysaccharide lyase, with amino-acid sequence MKNSALFIASSLLFLGSAKCFAQYPKISPEVQAQEKAIKEEAQRLSDEAWEKALVVIEEEARHGKPYIPWAARPTDLPQADIPAFPGAEGGGMFTFGGRGGKVYTVTSLEDRGPGTLREACEQGGARIVVFNVAGIIRLKSPLIIRAPYITIAGQTAPGDGICIAGESTWIDTHDVIIRHVRFRRGETFVGRRDDAIGGNPVGNIMIDHVSATWGLDENMSIYRHMYNPGPGYPDIKVGTVNITIQNSLFGEALDTYNHAFGSTLGGENCSFMRNMWANNAGRNPSIGWNGIFNFVNNVVFNWYNRSTDGGDYTANYNIINNFYKPGPVTDLTQPISYRILKPESGRSKLPYMVFGRAYVNGNVVNGNEKVTKDNWDGGIQIENKKGELMPYEEAKDYFAKMKAEKPFPMPWFNKFMTAEESYEFVLKNVGATLPIRDKVDERIVRTVKTGVPEYAKGLEKKTFYQFEHRRLPMDSYKKGIITDISQVGGYPEYKGKPYVDTDKDGMPDAWEKKYGLNPNDPSDAQGDLNGDGYTNIEDYINGVNPAIKVDWKDLANNKETLVRPLLDLK; translated from the coding sequence ATGAAAAACTCCGCATTATTTATCGCATCATCTCTGCTTTTTTTAGGAAGTGCAAAGTGTTTTGCTCAATATCCGAAGATAAGCCCTGAAGTTCAGGCACAGGAAAAAGCAATTAAAGAAGAAGCTCAAAGACTTTCTGACGAAGCTTGGGAAAAAGCTTTGGTAGTTATTGAAGAAGAAGCAAGGCACGGAAAACCATATATTCCTTGGGCTGCTAGGCCAACAGATTTACCTCAAGCAGATATTCCTGCTTTTCCAGGTGCCGAAGGTGGTGGAATGTTCACGTTTGGAGGTCGTGGTGGAAAAGTTTATACGGTAACAAGTTTAGAAGATCGTGGACCAGGTACATTACGTGAAGCATGTGAACAAGGAGGAGCTAGAATTGTGGTATTTAATGTTGCCGGAATTATTAGACTTAAAAGTCCATTAATTATTCGTGCACCGTATATTACCATTGCAGGACAAACTGCTCCGGGTGATGGTATTTGTATTGCAGGAGAATCAACTTGGATTGATACACATGATGTAATTATCAGACACGTGCGTTTTCGTCGCGGAGAAACTTTCGTAGGCCGTCGTGATGATGCTATAGGAGGAAATCCTGTTGGAAATATCATGATCGATCACGTTTCTGCAACTTGGGGATTAGACGAAAATATGTCAATTTATAGACATATGTATAATCCAGGGCCAGGTTACCCAGATATTAAAGTGGGAACTGTAAATATTACCATCCAAAACAGTTTATTTGGAGAAGCTTTAGATACTTATAATCATGCTTTTGGAAGTACTTTAGGTGGAGAAAACTGTTCTTTCATGAGAAATATGTGGGCTAATAATGCAGGAAGAAACCCTTCTATTGGCTGGAACGGAATCTTTAATTTCGTCAATAACGTAGTTTTCAACTGGTACAACAGATCAACAGATGGTGGAGATTATACTGCAAACTACAACATTATCAATAACTTCTACAAACCAGGCCCAGTAACCGATTTAACACAGCCAATCAGTTATAGAATCTTAAAACCAGAATCTGGAAGAAGTAAATTACCATATATGGTTTTTGGTAGAGCTTATGTAAATGGAAACGTTGTTAATGGAAATGAAAAAGTGACTAAAGATAATTGGGACGGAGGTATTCAAATAGAAAACAAAAAAGGAGAGTTAATGCCTTATGAAGAAGCAAAGGATTACTTTGCTAAAATGAAAGCAGAAAAACCTTTTCCAATGCCATGGTTCAACAAGTTTATGACTGCTGAAGAATCTTATGAATTCGTACTTAAAAATGTTGGAGCTACTTTGCCAATCAGAGATAAAGTCGACGAAAGAATTGTAAGAACTGTGAAGACAGGAGTTCCGGAATATGCTAAAGGACTAGAAAAAAAGACTTTCTACCAATTCGAACACAGACGTTTACCGATGGATTCTTATAAAAAAGGAATCATTACTGATATTTCTCAAGTGGGCGGATATCCAGAATACAAAGGAAAACCTTATGTTGATACAGACAAAGATGGAATGCCGGATGCATGGGAGAAAAAATACGGTTTAAATCCAAACGATCCATCTGATGCGCAAGGAGATTTAAATGGAGATGGATATACTAATATTGAAGATTACATTAACGGTGTAAATCCTGCAATAAAAGTAGATTGGAAAGATTTGGCTAATAATAAAGAAACATTAGTAAGACCTTTATTAGATTTAAAATAA